One region of Strigops habroptila isolate Jane chromosome 11, bStrHab1.2.pri, whole genome shotgun sequence genomic DNA includes:
- the MYO1H gene encoding unconventional myosin-Ih → MEGALIARDRVGVQDFVLLDSHTSEAAFLNNLRKRYQENLIYTYIGSLLVSVNPYKELDIYTVTQMQLYRGVNFFELPPHLYAIADNAYRVMCNEYNNHFILISGESGAGKTEASKKILQYYAVTCPTTEQLQIVRDRLLLSNPVLEAFGNAKTLRNDNSSRFGKYMDIQFDFKGAPVGGHILSYLIEKSRVVHQNHGERNFHIFYQLLEGADKDLLCWLGLERNPQKYAYLIQGRCAKVFSINDKNDWKIVRKAFSIIDFTEKDIEHLFGIVASVLHLGNIQFEEDSNGHAIIRDGTQIKWISKLLGVHLSILQEALTNRKIEARSEEVLSPLNVDLAFYARDAVAKAIYGRTFTWLVNKINGSLANKDSTQKTVIGLLDIYGFEVLDTNSFEQFCINYCNEKLQQLLIEMTLKAEQEEYELEGIEWEPIPYFNNKIICDLVEQKHKGIISILDEECLRPGEATDLSFLEKLEEKVGDHAHFVTRKLADQKTRKSIDWVDFRLLHYAGEVTYCAVGFLEKNNDLLYRNLKEVLCNSKNGILRDCFLLSELDNRRRPETVATQFKNSLTSLIEILVSKEPSYVRCIKPNENKEPGKFDDSLIRHQVKYLGLMEHLRVRRAGFAYRRKYELFLQRYKSLCPATWPHWHGPAAEGVERLIKHLGYKPEEYKLGRTKIFIRFPKTLFATEDAFEFRKHLLISRLQAKYKGCLGKREYLKKREAAIKLEACWRGVLARKEAKKRTWAVQIIRKFINGFINRKKPLCPENIEFVRLVQYKYFMKLRDHVPKNVLDKSWLQPPSILEETSEMLQKVCIRNLVRKYCRGVTAERKVQLEQKVVTSAVFRGKKEGYVQSINQPFADTRLKENDINPKVLQLLHGEKIKYVTPVIKYDRNGFKARDRLLVLTQSSAYVVEMAKIKQKIDYATLKGISTSNLSDGIVVIHVPEDNKQKGDVILQCEHVFETVTKLCMLANKQHLVKVVQGSLQFRIGSGKEGTMVFSLGQESQVFKAKTGQLTVVSTQAKS, encoded by the exons ATGGAAGGGGCTCTGATAGCCCGGGACAGAGTCGGGGTGCAGGACTTTGTGCTGCTGGACTCCCACACCAGTGAGGCAGCTTTCCTGAACAACCTTCGCAAGCGCTACCAGGAGAACCTCATCTAT ACATACATTGGTTCTCTCCTTGTGTCTGTAAACCCTTACAAAGAGCTGGATATCTACACAGTGACACAGATGCAGCTTTATCGAGGGGTAAACTTTTTTGAACTGCCACCACATCT ATATGCCATAGCTGACAATGCCTACCGGGTGATGTGCAACGAGTACAACAACCATTTCATCCTCATCTCTGGGGAGAGTGGGGCTGGGAAAACAGAAGCATCCAAGAAGATCTTGCAGTATTATGCAGTTACCTGCCCAACTACGGAGCAGCTGCAGATTGTCCGTGATCGTCTGCTACTTTCCAACCCTGTTCTTGAG GCTTTTGGAAACGCAAAAACTCTGCGTAATGACAACTCGAGTAGATTTGGGAAATACATGGATATCCAATTTGATTTTAAG GGAGCCCCAGTAGGAGGGCACATCCTCAGTTACTTAATTGAGAAATCCAGAGTCGTCCATCAAAACCACGGAGAAAGGAATTTCCATATTTTCTACCAGTTATTAGAGGGTGCAGACAAGGATCTTCTTTGCTGGCTTGGGCTGGAGCGCAACCCCCAGAAGTACGCCTATCTCATCCAG GGTCGATGTGCCAAAGTGTTTTCTATTAATGACAAGAATGACTGGAAAATAGTGCGCAAAGCTTTTTCTATCATTGATTTCACTGAGAAAGATATAGAG CATCTCTTTGGAATTGTTGCCAGTGTCCTGCACCTTGGGAACATTCAGTTTGAAGAAGATAGCAACGGACATGCCATCATTCGTGATGGCACACAGATCAAATGGATTTCAAAG ctgctgggtgTGCACTTGTCCATTCTGCAGGAAGCTCTCACCAATCGGAAGATTGAAGCCAGATCTGAAGAG GTCCTAAGCCCATTGAACGTGGATCTGGCATTCTACGCTCGGGATGCAGTGGCAAAGGCGATTTATGGACGGACTTTCACTTGGCTGGTCAACAAAATCAACGGCTCCTTGGCCAACAAG GATTCAACTCAGAAAACAGTTATTGGCCTGCTGGATATCTATGGTTTTGAAGTGCTGGACACAAACAG CTTTGAGCAGTTCTGCATTAATTACTGCAATGAgaagctccagcagctgctgattGAGATGActttgaaagcagagcaggaggagtaTGAACTGGAAGGAATAGAG TGGGAACCAATTCCATACTTTAACAACAAGATCATCTGTGATTTGGTTGAGCAGAAGCATAAAGGAATAATCTCCATTCTG GATGAAGAATGCTTACGACCTGGTGAAGCGACTGATTTGAGCTTCTTGgaaaagctggaagagaaagTAGGAGATCATGCCCACTTCGTGAC GCGCAAGCTTGCAGACCAGAAAACACGGAAATCCATTGACTGGGTGGATTTCCGCCTCCTTCACTACGCAGGAGAAGTCACCTACTGTGCTGTGG gattTCTAGAGAAGAATAATGACCTACTGTACAGAAACCTGAAAGAG GTGCTGTGCAACTCTAAAAATGGCATCCTCAGAGACTGCTTCTTGCTGTCAGAATTAGACAACAGGAGGAGACCAGAGACT GTTGCAACCCAGTTCAAAAACAGTCTGACAAGTCTTATAGAAATCCTGGTGTCCAAGGAGCCTTCCTATGTCCGATGCATTAAACCAAATGAGAACAAGGAGCCTG GGAAGTTTGATGATTCCCTGATCCGCCACCAGGTGAAATACCTGGGCCTGATGGAGCACTTGCGGGTGAGACGCGCTGGCTTCGCCTACCGGCGCAAGTACGAGCTCTTCCTGCAAAG GTATAAATCCCTCTGTCCAGCTACGTGGCCACACTGGCATGGGCCAGCAGCTGAGGGTGTGGAGAGGCTCATTAAGCATCTTGGTTACAAGCCTGAGGAATACAAATTGGGAAg AACCAAAATCTTCATTCGTTTCCCAAAGACTCTGTTTGCTACTGAAGATGCGTTTGAATTCAGGAAGCACCTGTTAA TTTCAAGACTACAGGCCAAATACAAAGGCTGCCTTGGGAAAAGAGAGTAcctgaagaagagagaagcag CTATCAAGCTGGAGGCTTGCTGGCGAGGAGTGCTGGCACGGAAAGAGGCCAAGAAGAGGACGTGGGCAGTTCAGATAATCAGGAA GTTCATCAATGGCTTCATCAATCGGAAGAAGCCCCTTTGCCCAGAGAACATTGAATTTGTGAGGCTTGTGCAGTACAAGTACTTCATGAAGCTCAGAGACCATGTCCCAAAAAATGTCTTGGACAAGAGCTGGCTCCAACCTCCTTCCATCCTGGAAGAG ACATCTGAGATGCTACAGAAAGTCTGCATTCGGAACCTAGTAAGGAAATACTGCCGAGGTGTTACTGCTGAGAGGAAGGTGCAG TTAGAGCAGAAGGTGGTGACAAGCGCTGTTTTCCgagggaagaaggagggctACGTGCAGAGCATCAACCAGCCTTTCGCAGACACCCGGCTGA AAGAGAATGATATAAACCCCAAAGTACTGCAGCTCCTCCACGGTGAGAAGATCAAG TATGTGACCCCCGTGATAAAGTACGACAGGAACGGGTTCAAAGCACGGGACCGGCTCCTTGTCCTGACCCAGTCCTCAGCCTACGTGGTGGAAATGGCCAAGATCAAGCAGAAAATAGACTATGCCACTCTGAAAG GTATTTCCACCAGTAACCTGAGTGATGGGATCGTGGTCATTCATGTTCCTGAGGACAACAAGCAGAAG GGAGATGTGATCCTTCAGTGTGAGCACGTCTTTGAGACAGTCACTAAGCTCTGCATGCTGGCCAATAAGCAACACCTTGTTAAAGTCGTGCAGGGAAG CCTTCAGTTCCGCATTGGCTCTGGGAAGGAAGGGACAATGGTGTTCTCTCTTGGGCAGGAGTCTCAGGTCTTCAAAGCCAAAACTGGACAACTAACAGTG